One genomic window of Diospyros lotus cultivar Yz01 chromosome 8, ASM1463336v1, whole genome shotgun sequence includes the following:
- the LOC127807977 gene encoding pre-mRNA-processing factor 39-2 isoform X3: MSFVGKDYLCYHLWNKYIEFEVSQQQWTNLARIYVQNMKFPTKSLHRYYENFKKFVAIADEEMKQHKISIPESEPESVTDRAVRRHEDEVSCLVNDLLDPSTGCFSYKPLQKYKCIGETFYQEACDLERKIHCFETNIRRSYFHVMPLDDNQLQNWHQYLDFVEKQDDFDWAVKLYERCLIPGADYPEFWMRYVEFMEIKGGRELANHALDRATKIFLKNMPVIHLFNARFKELIGDRDGAHAAFLWSDEESSSFFIEKVIKEANMERRLGNYTAASSIYEKALELAAERQKLHSIPILYIHFSRLKYMMTGSVDAAKDVIIDGIQHVPHCKLLLEGLINFVMMHGGREHLNSVDNIIADALFPAPDSFPGLRPKDQEDLSILYLQFVDQCGTVEDIREAWNRHIKLFPHLLRTTSMDKCSSAGNQLLDMLVEGRQMNTFPDSYRPSEGHESDHFQLQMQEQRLSLPENHVIHPDQVQLDNSVQETLPQLYHGAAEKPTEDESGVNTSIPNSADQCGDDASGQMESTPYLVHQSRQDADVSMESTHGSIQQSGEDANGPRESSCGLERHPSEEAYGPTESTHDLVHQPREDASTPTKQSHDLLHPVAGGNAILDTPQEYCDSINVQHRQNNEPEQHLKLLSSDGPSLNSQEIDCGISVSTSPFEPKVPISKGIPKNCQNANGSPSLVCPVSTQSVVSAKIQSELVSPSPMEDCQNPPPEPAHPQPQLHIDSAEKWHHMDNTVQASGEDTISSVRGDSQDQQNKKCLVSPQQDCPPAEIDDQMLTGQGSPDHPVSGQDPQVEKGTLAQNKDHVGSAQGNTLSTHSWPAQNLQQQSFLPGHPSQPTSGHASHPQGQMPQYTTQNSDQFGHAHQAYNQMMENYYRHQQLYLQQQYEQQQQFRQQQQHLHPNQQHELYVQQQQSLAQLYHQQSLQLYEQQAQLMQQQLLQAHQQQNQLYHQYMQLQEQNHQEGNQQVQQQHQTTQQQGYHHQQQQMTQQQGYQQLHYHQMTQQQGYQQLQQQQHQLLWQQGYQQVLQQQHQQNQKQQPQEEEITATKQPEVTSTKVPT, encoded by the exons ATGTCCTTTGTTGGAAAGGACTACTTATGTTATCACCTGTGGAATAAGTATATTGAGTTTGAGGTTTCTCAGCAGCAATGGACTAACCTTGCTCGGATTTATGTACAAAATATGAAGTTTCCAACCAAAAGTTTGCATCGATACTATGAGAA TTTTAAGAAGTTTGTGGCCATTGCGGACGAAGAGATGAAACAGCATAAAATCAGCATCCCTGAATCAGAGCCAGAATCCGTTACTGATAGAGCAGTCAGAAGGCATGAAGATGAAGTCTCCTGTCTTGTTAATGACTTACTGGATCCTTCAACTGGCTGCTTTAGTTATAAACCTCTGCAAAAGTATAAATGTATTGGGGAAACATTCTACCAGGAAGCTTGTGAtttggaaagaaaaatacattgCTTTGAGACTAACATCAGGAGGTCTTATTTCCATGTAATGCCACTTGATGACAACCAGCTACAAAATTGGCATCAGTACCTGGACTTTGTTGAGAAACAAGATGATTTTGATTGG GCTGTGAAACTTTATGAGAGATGCTTAATTCCCGGTGCTGATTACCCTGAATTCTGGATGCGTTATGTTGAATTCATGGAAATCAAGGGAGGACGAGAGTTAGCAAACCATGCATTAGACCGggcaacaaaaatatttctgaAG AATATGCCAGTAATTCATCTTTTCAATGCCCGTTTTAAGGAGCTAATAGGAGATAGAGATGGTGCACATGCTGCCTTTCTCTGGTCTGATGAAGAATCCAGTTCATTCTTCATTGAGAAAGTTATTAAAGAAGCTAATATGGAAAGAAGATTG GGAAATTATACAGCAGCTTCTAGCATCTATGAAAAAGCGCTTGAACTGGCAGCTGAAAGGCAGAAGTTGCACAGTATTCCAAttctttatattcatttttctcGTCTTAAATATATG ATGACAGGTAGTGTAGATGCTGCCAAAGATGTGATTATAGATGGCATACAACATGTGCCTCATTGCAAGTTACTCCTAGAG GGATTGATAAACTTTGTGATGATGCATGGAGGACGAGAACATCTTAATTCTGTGGATAACATCATAGCTGATGCTCTCTTCCCTGCTCCAGATTCATTTCCAGGTTTGAGGCCTAAAGATCAGgaggatttatcgattttatattTACAG TTTGTTGATCAATGTGGAACAGTTGAGGACATAAGGGAGGCCTGGAATCGCCACATAAAATTGTTTCCACATTTGTTGAGGACTACCTCCATGGACAAGTGCTCCAGTGCTGGCAATCAGTTGTTGGACATGTTGGTGGAAGGAAGACAAATGAATACTTTTCCAGACTCTTATAGGCCATCTGAAGGCCATGAATCTGACCATTTTCAGCTTCAAATGCAAGAGCAAAGACTATCATTGCCAGAAAATCATGTTATCCATCCTGATCAGGTCCAACTGGACAACAGTGTACAGGAGACATTGCCACAATTATACCATGGAGCTGCTGAAAAGCCCACGGAAGATGAATCAGGAGTAAATACATCAATTCCCAATTCAGCAGACCAGTGTGGAGATGATGCATCTGGACAGATGGAATCAACTCCTTATCTGGTACATCAGTCTAGGCAAGACGCAGATGTGTCAATGGAGTCAACTCACGGTTCCATACAACAATCTGGAGAAGATGCAAATGGTCCAAGGGAGTCGTCATGTGGCTTAGAACGGCATCCTTCTGAAGAAGCATATGGACCAACTGAGTCAACTCATGATTTAGTTCACCAACCTAGAGAAGATGCATCAACACCAACTAAGCAAAGTCATGATTTGTTACATCCAGTTGCTGGTGGTAATGCAATTTTAGATACCCCACAAGAATACTGTGACTCCATCAATGTTCAGCACAGGCAAAACAATGAGCCTGAACAGCATCTGAAGCTGCTGTCTTCAGATGGTCCGTCCTTGAATTCTCAGGAGATAGATTGTGGCATTTCAGTATCCACGTCTCCTTTTGAGCCGAAAGTTCCTATCTCTAAGGGAATACCAAAGAATTGTCAGAATGCTAACGGAAGCCCTTCTTTAGTCTGCCCAGTAAGCACTCAATCTGTGGTTTCTGCAAAAATCCAAAGtgagttggtatctccctcccCTATGGAAGATTGCCAAAATCCTCCTCCAGAACCAGCACATCCACAGCCACAGTTGCATATAGACAGTGCTGAAAAATGGCATCACATGGACAACACTGTTCAAGCTTCAGGAGAAGATACAATATCTAGTGTTCGTGGGGATTCACAAGATCAGCAGAATAAAAAATGCCTAGTTTCTCCGCAGCAAGATTGCCCGCCAGCTGAAATTGATGACCAAATGCTTACTGGTCAAGGTTCTCCTGATCATCCCGTGTCTGGGCAGGATCCACAAGTTGAAAAAGGTACCCTTGCTCAAAACAAGGACCATGTAGGTTCTGCTCAGGGGAATACGTTGTCTACTCACTCCTGGCCAGCACAAAATCTGCAGCAGCAAAGCTTTCTACCTGGACACCCATCCCAACCAACTTCCGGACATGCTTCTCACCCTCAAGGACAGATGCCTCAGTATACTACACAAAACAGTGATCAGTTTGGTCATGCACATCAAGCATATAATCAGATGATGGAAAACTATTACCGGCATCAGCAGCTGTATCTTCAACAACAGTATGAGCAGCAACAGCAGTTTagacagcagcagcagcatcttCACCCAAATCAGCAGCATGAACTTTATGTACAGCAGCAACAATCACTTGCACAACTGTACCATCAACAGTCATTGCAGCTGTATGAACAGCAAGCTCAGCTGATGCAGCAGCAATTACTGCAGGCTCATCAGCAACAGAATCAGCTATATCATCAGTACATGCAGCTGCAGGAACAAAATCATCAAGAAGGGAATCAACAAGTGCAGCAGCAACACCAAACAACGCAGCAACAAGGATATCATCATCAGCAGCAGCAAATGACTCAGCAACAAGGATATCAGCAACTCCATTACCACCAAATGACACAGCAGCAAGGATATCAGCAactgcagcagcagcagcaccaACTGCTATGGCAACAGGGATATCAGCAAGTCCTGCAGCAGCAGCACCAACAAAATCAGAAACAACAGCCACAAGAAGAGGAAATAACAGCAACAAAACAACCAGAGGTTACTTCAACAAAGGTTCCAACATAG
- the LOC127807977 gene encoding pre-mRNA-processing factor 39-2 isoform X2 has product MELQLYPAGTGRRATATTSQVGFDELLQELISKGSLDFNTWTSIISKIEKIYPDSIEKICSVYDSFLLEFPLCQGYWRKYAAHKARLCTIDKVVEVFERAVQSATFCVGVWVDYCTFAVSAYEDPSDVRRLFKRAMSFVGKDYLCYHLWNKYIEFEVSQQQWTNLARIYVQNMKFPTKSLHRYYENFKKFVAIADEEMKQHKISIPESEPESVTDRAVRRHEDEVSCLVNDLLDPSTGCFSYKPLQKYKCIGETFYQEACDLERKIHCFETNIRRSYFHVMPLDDNQLQNWHQYLDFVEKQDDFDWAVKLYERCLIPGADYPEFWMRYVEFMEIKGGRELANHALDRATKIFLKNMPVIHLFNARFKELIGDRDGAHAAFLWSDEESSSFFIEKVIKEANMERRLGNYTAASSIYEKALELAAERQKLHSIPILYIHFSRLKYMMTGSVDAAKDVIIDGIQHVPHCKLLLEGLINFVMMHGGREHLNSVDNIIADALFPAPDSFPVEDIREAWNRHIKLFPHLLRTTSMDKCSSAGNQLLDMLVEGRQMNTFPDSYRPSEGHESDHFQLQMQEQRLSLPENHVIHPDQVQLDNSVQETLPQLYHGAAEKPTEDESGVNTSIPNSADQCGDDASGQMESTPYLVHQSRQDADVSMESTHGSIQQSGEDANGPRESSCGLERHPSEEAYGPTESTHDLVHQPREDASTPTKQSHDLLHPVAGGNAILDTPQEYCDSINVQHRQNNEPEQHLKLLSSDGPSLNSQEIDCGISVSTSPFEPKVPISKGIPKNCQNANGSPSLVCPVSTQSVVSAKIQSELVSPSPMEDCQNPPPEPAHPQPQLHIDSAEKWHHMDNTVQASGEDTISSVRGDSQDQQNKKCLVSPQQDCPPAEIDDQMLTGQGSPDHPVSGQDPQVEKGTLAQNKDHVGSAQGNTLSTHSWPAQNLQQQSFLPGHPSQPTSGHASHPQGQMPQYTTQNSDQFGHAHQAYNQMMENYYRHQQLYLQQQYEQQQQFRQQQQHLHPNQQHELYVQQQQSLAQLYHQQSLQLYEQQAQLMQQQLLQAHQQQNQLYHQYMQLQEQNHQEGNQQVQQQHQTTQQQGYHHQQQQMTQQQGYQQLHYHQMTQQQGYQQLQQQQHQLLWQQGYQQVLQQQHQQNQKQQPQEEEITATKQPEVTSTKVPT; this is encoded by the exons ATGGAGCTGCAGCTGTATCCTGCTGGAACGGGCCGTCGGGCCACAGCAACGACGTCTCAAG TTGGCTTTGACGAGCTTCTTCAGGAGTTGATTAGTAAGGGCTCATTAGACTTTAATACTTGGACTTCAATTATTTCaaagattgagaaaatatatCCA GATAGTATTGAGAAGATCTGTTCAGTGTATGATTCCTTTTTGTTGGAGTTCCCTTTGTGCCAGGGATACTGGAGAAAGTATGCTGCTCACAAGGCACGTTTATGCACCATTGACAAGGTTGTTGAAGTCTTTGAACGAGCTGTGCAATCTGCTACATTCTGTGTTGGTGTTTGGGTTGATTATTGTACCTTTGCTGTGTCAGCATATGAGGATCCATCTGATGTTAGAAG GTTGTTTAAAAGAGCAATGTCCTTTGTTGGAAAGGACTACTTATGTTATCACCTGTGGAATAAGTATATTGAGTTTGAGGTTTCTCAGCAGCAATGGACTAACCTTGCTCGGATTTATGTACAAAATATGAAGTTTCCAACCAAAAGTTTGCATCGATACTATGAGAA TTTTAAGAAGTTTGTGGCCATTGCGGACGAAGAGATGAAACAGCATAAAATCAGCATCCCTGAATCAGAGCCAGAATCCGTTACTGATAGAGCAGTCAGAAGGCATGAAGATGAAGTCTCCTGTCTTGTTAATGACTTACTGGATCCTTCAACTGGCTGCTTTAGTTATAAACCTCTGCAAAAGTATAAATGTATTGGGGAAACATTCTACCAGGAAGCTTGTGAtttggaaagaaaaatacattgCTTTGAGACTAACATCAGGAGGTCTTATTTCCATGTAATGCCACTTGATGACAACCAGCTACAAAATTGGCATCAGTACCTGGACTTTGTTGAGAAACAAGATGATTTTGATTGG GCTGTGAAACTTTATGAGAGATGCTTAATTCCCGGTGCTGATTACCCTGAATTCTGGATGCGTTATGTTGAATTCATGGAAATCAAGGGAGGACGAGAGTTAGCAAACCATGCATTAGACCGggcaacaaaaatatttctgaAG AATATGCCAGTAATTCATCTTTTCAATGCCCGTTTTAAGGAGCTAATAGGAGATAGAGATGGTGCACATGCTGCCTTTCTCTGGTCTGATGAAGAATCCAGTTCATTCTTCATTGAGAAAGTTATTAAAGAAGCTAATATGGAAAGAAGATTG GGAAATTATACAGCAGCTTCTAGCATCTATGAAAAAGCGCTTGAACTGGCAGCTGAAAGGCAGAAGTTGCACAGTATTCCAAttctttatattcatttttctcGTCTTAAATATATG ATGACAGGTAGTGTAGATGCTGCCAAAGATGTGATTATAGATGGCATACAACATGTGCCTCATTGCAAGTTACTCCTAGAG GGATTGATAAACTTTGTGATGATGCATGGAGGACGAGAACATCTTAATTCTGTGGATAACATCATAGCTGATGCTCTCTTCCCTGCTCCAGATTCATTTCCAG TTGAGGACATAAGGGAGGCCTGGAATCGCCACATAAAATTGTTTCCACATTTGTTGAGGACTACCTCCATGGACAAGTGCTCCAGTGCTGGCAATCAGTTGTTGGACATGTTGGTGGAAGGAAGACAAATGAATACTTTTCCAGACTCTTATAGGCCATCTGAAGGCCATGAATCTGACCATTTTCAGCTTCAAATGCAAGAGCAAAGACTATCATTGCCAGAAAATCATGTTATCCATCCTGATCAGGTCCAACTGGACAACAGTGTACAGGAGACATTGCCACAATTATACCATGGAGCTGCTGAAAAGCCCACGGAAGATGAATCAGGAGTAAATACATCAATTCCCAATTCAGCAGACCAGTGTGGAGATGATGCATCTGGACAGATGGAATCAACTCCTTATCTGGTACATCAGTCTAGGCAAGACGCAGATGTGTCAATGGAGTCAACTCACGGTTCCATACAACAATCTGGAGAAGATGCAAATGGTCCAAGGGAGTCGTCATGTGGCTTAGAACGGCATCCTTCTGAAGAAGCATATGGACCAACTGAGTCAACTCATGATTTAGTTCACCAACCTAGAGAAGATGCATCAACACCAACTAAGCAAAGTCATGATTTGTTACATCCAGTTGCTGGTGGTAATGCAATTTTAGATACCCCACAAGAATACTGTGACTCCATCAATGTTCAGCACAGGCAAAACAATGAGCCTGAACAGCATCTGAAGCTGCTGTCTTCAGATGGTCCGTCCTTGAATTCTCAGGAGATAGATTGTGGCATTTCAGTATCCACGTCTCCTTTTGAGCCGAAAGTTCCTATCTCTAAGGGAATACCAAAGAATTGTCAGAATGCTAACGGAAGCCCTTCTTTAGTCTGCCCAGTAAGCACTCAATCTGTGGTTTCTGCAAAAATCCAAAGtgagttggtatctccctcccCTATGGAAGATTGCCAAAATCCTCCTCCAGAACCAGCACATCCACAGCCACAGTTGCATATAGACAGTGCTGAAAAATGGCATCACATGGACAACACTGTTCAAGCTTCAGGAGAAGATACAATATCTAGTGTTCGTGGGGATTCACAAGATCAGCAGAATAAAAAATGCCTAGTTTCTCCGCAGCAAGATTGCCCGCCAGCTGAAATTGATGACCAAATGCTTACTGGTCAAGGTTCTCCTGATCATCCCGTGTCTGGGCAGGATCCACAAGTTGAAAAAGGTACCCTTGCTCAAAACAAGGACCATGTAGGTTCTGCTCAGGGGAATACGTTGTCTACTCACTCCTGGCCAGCACAAAATCTGCAGCAGCAAAGCTTTCTACCTGGACACCCATCCCAACCAACTTCCGGACATGCTTCTCACCCTCAAGGACAGATGCCTCAGTATACTACACAAAACAGTGATCAGTTTGGTCATGCACATCAAGCATATAATCAGATGATGGAAAACTATTACCGGCATCAGCAGCTGTATCTTCAACAACAGTATGAGCAGCAACAGCAGTTTagacagcagcagcagcatcttCACCCAAATCAGCAGCATGAACTTTATGTACAGCAGCAACAATCACTTGCACAACTGTACCATCAACAGTCATTGCAGCTGTATGAACAGCAAGCTCAGCTGATGCAGCAGCAATTACTGCAGGCTCATCAGCAACAGAATCAGCTATATCATCAGTACATGCAGCTGCAGGAACAAAATCATCAAGAAGGGAATCAACAAGTGCAGCAGCAACACCAAACAACGCAGCAACAAGGATATCATCATCAGCAGCAGCAAATGACTCAGCAACAAGGATATCAGCAACTCCATTACCACCAAATGACACAGCAGCAAGGATATCAGCAactgcagcagcagcagcaccaACTGCTATGGCAACAGGGATATCAGCAAGTCCTGCAGCAGCAGCACCAACAAAATCAGAAACAACAGCCACAAGAAGAGGAAATAACAGCAACAAAACAACCAGAGGTTACTTCAACAAAGGTTCCAACATAG
- the LOC127807977 gene encoding pre-mRNA-processing factor 39-2 isoform X1: MELQLYPAGTGRRATATTSQVGFDELLQELISKGSLDFNTWTSIISKIEKIYPDSIEKICSVYDSFLLEFPLCQGYWRKYAAHKARLCTIDKVVEVFERAVQSATFCVGVWVDYCTFAVSAYEDPSDVRRLFKRAMSFVGKDYLCYHLWNKYIEFEVSQQQWTNLARIYVQNMKFPTKSLHRYYENFKKFVAIADEEMKQHKISIPESEPESVTDRAVRRHEDEVSCLVNDLLDPSTGCFSYKPLQKYKCIGETFYQEACDLERKIHCFETNIRRSYFHVMPLDDNQLQNWHQYLDFVEKQDDFDWAVKLYERCLIPGADYPEFWMRYVEFMEIKGGRELANHALDRATKIFLKNMPVIHLFNARFKELIGDRDGAHAAFLWSDEESSSFFIEKVIKEANMERRLGNYTAASSIYEKALELAAERQKLHSIPILYIHFSRLKYMMTGSVDAAKDVIIDGIQHVPHCKLLLEGLINFVMMHGGREHLNSVDNIIADALFPAPDSFPGLRPKDQEDLSILYLQFVDQCGTVEDIREAWNRHIKLFPHLLRTTSMDKCSSAGNQLLDMLVEGRQMNTFPDSYRPSEGHESDHFQLQMQEQRLSLPENHVIHPDQVQLDNSVQETLPQLYHGAAEKPTEDESGVNTSIPNSADQCGDDASGQMESTPYLVHQSRQDADVSMESTHGSIQQSGEDANGPRESSCGLERHPSEEAYGPTESTHDLVHQPREDASTPTKQSHDLLHPVAGGNAILDTPQEYCDSINVQHRQNNEPEQHLKLLSSDGPSLNSQEIDCGISVSTSPFEPKVPISKGIPKNCQNANGSPSLVCPVSTQSVVSAKIQSELVSPSPMEDCQNPPPEPAHPQPQLHIDSAEKWHHMDNTVQASGEDTISSVRGDSQDQQNKKCLVSPQQDCPPAEIDDQMLTGQGSPDHPVSGQDPQVEKGTLAQNKDHVGSAQGNTLSTHSWPAQNLQQQSFLPGHPSQPTSGHASHPQGQMPQYTTQNSDQFGHAHQAYNQMMENYYRHQQLYLQQQYEQQQQFRQQQQHLHPNQQHELYVQQQQSLAQLYHQQSLQLYEQQAQLMQQQLLQAHQQQNQLYHQYMQLQEQNHQEGNQQVQQQHQTTQQQGYHHQQQQMTQQQGYQQLHYHQMTQQQGYQQLQQQQHQLLWQQGYQQVLQQQHQQNQKQQPQEEEITATKQPEVTSTKVPT, from the exons ATGGAGCTGCAGCTGTATCCTGCTGGAACGGGCCGTCGGGCCACAGCAACGACGTCTCAAG TTGGCTTTGACGAGCTTCTTCAGGAGTTGATTAGTAAGGGCTCATTAGACTTTAATACTTGGACTTCAATTATTTCaaagattgagaaaatatatCCA GATAGTATTGAGAAGATCTGTTCAGTGTATGATTCCTTTTTGTTGGAGTTCCCTTTGTGCCAGGGATACTGGAGAAAGTATGCTGCTCACAAGGCACGTTTATGCACCATTGACAAGGTTGTTGAAGTCTTTGAACGAGCTGTGCAATCTGCTACATTCTGTGTTGGTGTTTGGGTTGATTATTGTACCTTTGCTGTGTCAGCATATGAGGATCCATCTGATGTTAGAAG GTTGTTTAAAAGAGCAATGTCCTTTGTTGGAAAGGACTACTTATGTTATCACCTGTGGAATAAGTATATTGAGTTTGAGGTTTCTCAGCAGCAATGGACTAACCTTGCTCGGATTTATGTACAAAATATGAAGTTTCCAACCAAAAGTTTGCATCGATACTATGAGAA TTTTAAGAAGTTTGTGGCCATTGCGGACGAAGAGATGAAACAGCATAAAATCAGCATCCCTGAATCAGAGCCAGAATCCGTTACTGATAGAGCAGTCAGAAGGCATGAAGATGAAGTCTCCTGTCTTGTTAATGACTTACTGGATCCTTCAACTGGCTGCTTTAGTTATAAACCTCTGCAAAAGTATAAATGTATTGGGGAAACATTCTACCAGGAAGCTTGTGAtttggaaagaaaaatacattgCTTTGAGACTAACATCAGGAGGTCTTATTTCCATGTAATGCCACTTGATGACAACCAGCTACAAAATTGGCATCAGTACCTGGACTTTGTTGAGAAACAAGATGATTTTGATTGG GCTGTGAAACTTTATGAGAGATGCTTAATTCCCGGTGCTGATTACCCTGAATTCTGGATGCGTTATGTTGAATTCATGGAAATCAAGGGAGGACGAGAGTTAGCAAACCATGCATTAGACCGggcaacaaaaatatttctgaAG AATATGCCAGTAATTCATCTTTTCAATGCCCGTTTTAAGGAGCTAATAGGAGATAGAGATGGTGCACATGCTGCCTTTCTCTGGTCTGATGAAGAATCCAGTTCATTCTTCATTGAGAAAGTTATTAAAGAAGCTAATATGGAAAGAAGATTG GGAAATTATACAGCAGCTTCTAGCATCTATGAAAAAGCGCTTGAACTGGCAGCTGAAAGGCAGAAGTTGCACAGTATTCCAAttctttatattcatttttctcGTCTTAAATATATG ATGACAGGTAGTGTAGATGCTGCCAAAGATGTGATTATAGATGGCATACAACATGTGCCTCATTGCAAGTTACTCCTAGAG GGATTGATAAACTTTGTGATGATGCATGGAGGACGAGAACATCTTAATTCTGTGGATAACATCATAGCTGATGCTCTCTTCCCTGCTCCAGATTCATTTCCAGGTTTGAGGCCTAAAGATCAGgaggatttatcgattttatattTACAG TTTGTTGATCAATGTGGAACAGTTGAGGACATAAGGGAGGCCTGGAATCGCCACATAAAATTGTTTCCACATTTGTTGAGGACTACCTCCATGGACAAGTGCTCCAGTGCTGGCAATCAGTTGTTGGACATGTTGGTGGAAGGAAGACAAATGAATACTTTTCCAGACTCTTATAGGCCATCTGAAGGCCATGAATCTGACCATTTTCAGCTTCAAATGCAAGAGCAAAGACTATCATTGCCAGAAAATCATGTTATCCATCCTGATCAGGTCCAACTGGACAACAGTGTACAGGAGACATTGCCACAATTATACCATGGAGCTGCTGAAAAGCCCACGGAAGATGAATCAGGAGTAAATACATCAATTCCCAATTCAGCAGACCAGTGTGGAGATGATGCATCTGGACAGATGGAATCAACTCCTTATCTGGTACATCAGTCTAGGCAAGACGCAGATGTGTCAATGGAGTCAACTCACGGTTCCATACAACAATCTGGAGAAGATGCAAATGGTCCAAGGGAGTCGTCATGTGGCTTAGAACGGCATCCTTCTGAAGAAGCATATGGACCAACTGAGTCAACTCATGATTTAGTTCACCAACCTAGAGAAGATGCATCAACACCAACTAAGCAAAGTCATGATTTGTTACATCCAGTTGCTGGTGGTAATGCAATTTTAGATACCCCACAAGAATACTGTGACTCCATCAATGTTCAGCACAGGCAAAACAATGAGCCTGAACAGCATCTGAAGCTGCTGTCTTCAGATGGTCCGTCCTTGAATTCTCAGGAGATAGATTGTGGCATTTCAGTATCCACGTCTCCTTTTGAGCCGAAAGTTCCTATCTCTAAGGGAATACCAAAGAATTGTCAGAATGCTAACGGAAGCCCTTCTTTAGTCTGCCCAGTAAGCACTCAATCTGTGGTTTCTGCAAAAATCCAAAGtgagttggtatctccctcccCTATGGAAGATTGCCAAAATCCTCCTCCAGAACCAGCACATCCACAGCCACAGTTGCATATAGACAGTGCTGAAAAATGGCATCACATGGACAACACTGTTCAAGCTTCAGGAGAAGATACAATATCTAGTGTTCGTGGGGATTCACAAGATCAGCAGAATAAAAAATGCCTAGTTTCTCCGCAGCAAGATTGCCCGCCAGCTGAAATTGATGACCAAATGCTTACTGGTCAAGGTTCTCCTGATCATCCCGTGTCTGGGCAGGATCCACAAGTTGAAAAAGGTACCCTTGCTCAAAACAAGGACCATGTAGGTTCTGCTCAGGGGAATACGTTGTCTACTCACTCCTGGCCAGCACAAAATCTGCAGCAGCAAAGCTTTCTACCTGGACACCCATCCCAACCAACTTCCGGACATGCTTCTCACCCTCAAGGACAGATGCCTCAGTATACTACACAAAACAGTGATCAGTTTGGTCATGCACATCAAGCATATAATCAGATGATGGAAAACTATTACCGGCATCAGCAGCTGTATCTTCAACAACAGTATGAGCAGCAACAGCAGTTTagacagcagcagcagcatcttCACCCAAATCAGCAGCATGAACTTTATGTACAGCAGCAACAATCACTTGCACAACTGTACCATCAACAGTCATTGCAGCTGTATGAACAGCAAGCTCAGCTGATGCAGCAGCAATTACTGCAGGCTCATCAGCAACAGAATCAGCTATATCATCAGTACATGCAGCTGCAGGAACAAAATCATCAAGAAGGGAATCAACAAGTGCAGCAGCAACACCAAACAACGCAGCAACAAGGATATCATCATCAGCAGCAGCAAATGACTCAGCAACAAGGATATCAGCAACTCCATTACCACCAAATGACACAGCAGCAAGGATATCAGCAactgcagcagcagcagcaccaACTGCTATGGCAACAGGGATATCAGCAAGTCCTGCAGCAGCAGCACCAACAAAATCAGAAACAACAGCCACAAGAAGAGGAAATAACAGCAACAAAACAACCAGAGGTTACTTCAACAAAGGTTCCAACATAG